The following are encoded together in the Chanodichthys erythropterus isolate Z2021 chromosome 16, ASM2448905v1, whole genome shotgun sequence genome:
- the LOC137002416 gene encoding tripartite motif-containing protein 16-like yields MAEASILWTKDQFSCSVCLDLLKDPVTIPCGHSYCMNCITDCWNQDDQKRVYSCPQCRQTFTPRPALNKNVVFAEMVEKLKQIKVQTARPDLSYAGPGDVECDVCTGRKYKAVKSCLMCLESYCNTHFGHHEEFHLGRRHKVTDATGRLQEMICSHHDRLLEVFCRTDQRCICLMCTMDKHTNHDTVSAEAERSEKQKQLWDIQRKYQQRIQEGEKELQELKETVKTRKRSAQAAVEDIERIFTELIRSIERSRSEMTQMIRDQEKDEVSRAEEQLERLKQEIDDLKRREAELEQLSHTDNHICFLQSFQSLSIPPASRDSISSLLSYDDLSLSVSMLRGTLEYDCKEATDQIFGKVVAYIDIVPATELMTRDDFLQYSCQLTLDSNTAHKYLRLSEGNSVASFIGSDQQYPDHLDRFHDFSQVLCRESVCGRCYWEVEWSGKAGVGISVSYKSISRTGDDEDCVFGFNDQSWRLSCSDSSYAFRHNQKLVKLPIFPSSSRIGVYVDHSAGILSFYSVSDTMTLIHRVQTTFTQPLYPGFGINLGSTVKLVLRGSMNNSII; encoded by the exons ATGGCAGAAGCCAGTATTTTGTGGACTAAAGATCAGTTCAGCTGTTCAGTCTGTCTGGATCTACTGAAGGATCCAGTGACCATCCCCtgtggacacagttactgtaTGAACTGCATTACAGACTGCTGGAATCAAGATGATCAGAAGAGAGTTTACAGCTGCCCTCAGTGCAGACAGACCTTCACTCCAAGACCTGCTTTAAACAAGAATGTGGTGTTTGCTGAAATGGTGGAGAAACTGAAGCAGATAAAAGTCCAAACTGCTCGTCCTGATCTCAGTTATGCTGGACCTGGAGATGTGGAGTGTGATGTTTGCACTGGGAGAAAATATAAAGCTGTAAAGTCCTGTCTGATGTGTCTGGAATCTTACTGTAATACTCACTTTGGGCATCATGAGGAATTTCACTTAGGTAGACGACATAAAGTGACTGATGCCACTGGACGACTGCAGGAGATGATCTGCTCTCATCATGATAGACTGCTGGAGGTTTTTTGTCGTACTGACCAGCGATGTATTTGTTTGATGTGTACGATGGACAAACACACAAATCATGATACTGTTTCGGCTGAAGCAGAGAGATCTGAGAAACAG AAACAGTTGTGGGACATACAAAGAAAGTACCAGCAGAGAATTCAGGAGGGAGAGAAGGAGCTTCAGGAGCTGAAAGAGACTGTGAAGACTCGTAAG CGTTCTGCACAAGCGGCAGTGGAGGACATTGAAAGGATCTTTACTGAACTGATCCGCTCTATTGAGAGAAGCCGATCTGAGATGACACAgatgatcagagatcaggaaaaGGATGAAGTGAGTCGAGCTGAAGAACAACTGGAGCGACTGAAGCAGGAGATTGATGATCTGAAGAGGAGAGAAGCTGAGCTGGAGCAGCTTTCACACACAGACAATCACATCTGTTTCCTACAG AGTTTTCAGTCTCTCTCTATTCCTCCTGCTTCTAGAGACAGTATCAGTTCTCTCCTCTCTTATGATGATTtgtctctatctgtctctatGCTAAGAGGTACACTTGAATACGACTGCAAAGAAGCAACAGACCAAATATTTGGTAAAG TTGTGGCATACATTGACATTGTTCCTGCCACTGAACTCATGACCAGAGATGACTTCTTGCAAT ATTCCTGTCAGCTCACATTGGATTCAAACACTGCACATAAATACCTCCGTCTGTCTGAAGGCAACAGTGTGGCTTCCTTTATTGGGTCTGACCAGCAGTACCCTGATCATCTGGACAGATTTCATGATTTTTctcaggtgttgtgtagagagagtgtgtgtggacgctgttactgggaggttGAGTGGAGTGGGAAGGCTGGGGTGGGAATATCAGTGTCATAcaagagcatcagcaggacaggAGATGATGAGGATTGTGTCTTTGGATttaatgatcagtcctggagaTTGTCCTGCTCTGACTCCAGTTATGCATTCAGACACAATCAGAAACTGGTTAAACTCCCTATATTCCCCAGCTCATCtagaataggagtgtatgtggatcacagtgcaggaattctgtccttctacagcgtctctgacACAATGACCCTCATCCACAgagtccagaccacattcactcagcCGCTCTATCCAGGGTTTGGCATCAATTTAGGATCAACAGTAAAACTTGTCCTCAGAGGTTCTATgaataatagtattatataa